The following coding sequences lie in one Cyanobacterium sp. Dongsha4 genomic window:
- a CDS encoding phage holin family protein, with translation MPPFLITLIITAISMMITAYIIPGIVISNITAALIAALVFGIVNAIVKPILILFTLPATILTLGLFLFVINAICFYLAAYFTPGLTINNFVDALLGSIVLSLISSFLNNQF, from the coding sequence ATGCCACCGTTTCTAATAACTTTAATCATCACCGCAATTTCCATGATGATAACAGCTTATATCATCCCCGGCATTGTGATTAGTAATATCACTGCCGCCCTTATAGCGGCTCTGGTTTTTGGTATAGTTAATGCGATTGTTAAACCAATTTTAATTTTGTTTACCCTACCCGCAACGATTTTAACTTTAGGTTTATTCCTATTTGTGATTAACGCCATCTGTTTTTACTTAGCGGCTTATTTCACCCCCGGTTTAACCATTAATAATTTTGTTGATGCTTTGTTAGGTTCAATTGTACTTTCTTTGATTTCTAGTTTCTTAAATAATCAGTTTTAA
- a CDS encoding type II toxin-antitoxin system VapC family toxin — translation MATEANGIYVDTNILAYMANTKAPQHKLALEIFRPNSKETQSISSSVMAEFYSYLTNRNILANPLTPNEALYRMRRIYQMPHVSLLSTPPNLFDIWMDLLEANPVINGQIFDLIHVGIMLSHGIRKIYTFNIDDFIHCNQIEVINPNSL, via the coding sequence ATGGCAACAGAAGCTAACGGAATTTACGTTGATACCAATATTTTAGCCTATATGGCTAACACTAAAGCACCTCAACATAAACTTGCCCTAGAAATATTTAGACCAAATAGTAAAGAAACACAGAGTATTTCTTCTTCAGTAATGGCGGAGTTTTATTCCTACCTAACAAATCGTAACATTTTGGCGAATCCATTAACTCCAAACGAGGCGTTATATCGCATGAGAAGAATTTATCAAATGCCTCACGTTTCTCTGTTGTCAACTCCTCCTAATTTGTTTGATATTTGGATGGATTTATTGGAAGCTAACCCTGTTATCAATGGTCAAATTTTTGATCTTATCCATGTTGGGATTATGTTAAGTCATGGTATTCGGAAGATTTATACTTTTAACATAGATGATTTTATTCATTGTAATCAAATTGAAGTAATTAATCCCAATTCTTTATAA
- the plsY gene encoding glycerol-3-phosphate 1-O-acyltransferase PlsY: protein MTFSLLISFGLILFAYFLGSIPTGYLVALVLKGIDIREYGSGSTGATNVLRTVGKGAALTVLLIDMLKGVLAVASVKLFFIYGGGEILPIQWQDWLIAIASLLAVLGHSKSIWLKFSGGKSAAISLGILLTMNPFLGLGTLGVFVIVLSISKIVSLSSISAAIAVNILMWLLQPTAPYIVFAIIAASYVIIRHRSNIDRILSGKEPRIGQTA from the coding sequence ATGACTTTTTCACTTCTTATCAGTTTTGGCTTGATTCTCTTTGCCTATTTTTTGGGTTCTATTCCCACTGGTTATTTAGTGGCTTTGGTTTTAAAAGGCATTGATATTAGGGAATATGGCTCAGGTTCTACAGGAGCAACAAATGTATTAAGAACCGTAGGAAAAGGGGCGGCACTGACGGTGTTATTAATAGATATGTTAAAGGGAGTTTTGGCAGTCGCCAGTGTAAAATTATTTTTCATTTATGGTGGCGGGGAAATATTACCGATACAATGGCAGGATTGGTTAATTGCGATCGCATCTTTATTAGCTGTTTTAGGTCATAGTAAATCTATTTGGTTAAAATTTTCTGGGGGTAAATCCGCCGCCATTAGCTTGGGAATTTTACTCACTATGAATCCCTTTTTGGGATTAGGTACTTTAGGAGTGTTTGTAATTGTATTGTCTATATCAAAAATTGTTTCTCTTAGTTCTATCAGTGCTGCGATCGCAGTTAATATATTAATGTGGCTTTTACAACCTACTGCCCCTTATATTGTTTTCGCTATCATTGCCGCTAGTTACGTTATTATTAGACATCGCAGTAACATCGATCGTATCTTATCAGGAAAAGAACCTCGTATCGGACAAACTGCATAA
- a CDS encoding OmpA family protein — translation MFNNLFESETDEELLEEQDSGVWLSVGDLMSGLLMFFALLFIAVSAQLVEYDNVIKKIPLAIIEATKNIEGVGDSIKVDPNGDLSLDDKILFDEGKATLKPEGKQFLKLFIPVYSQTIFTDEIFDEQVSRIIIEGHTSSKGEEKDNMELSFQRALAVIEYINTIEFPEKNQFKKKLLAAGRGEIDAEKSFDNPQDRKVMFRFQFKREDLTTIFQNKIKQNKEQ, via the coding sequence GTGTTTAATAATTTATTTGAATCGGAAACTGATGAAGAATTATTAGAAGAACAAGATTCTGGTGTTTGGCTTTCTGTTGGCGATTTAATGTCAGGTTTGCTAATGTTTTTTGCCTTATTATTTATTGCTGTTTCAGCACAATTAGTTGAGTATGATAATGTTATCAAAAAAATTCCGTTAGCTATTATTGAAGCCACTAAAAATATAGAAGGTGTTGGTGATAGTATTAAAGTAGATCCTAATGGTGATTTAAGTTTAGATGATAAAATTTTATTTGACGAAGGAAAAGCCACTTTAAAACCTGAAGGGAAGCAATTTTTAAAACTCTTTATTCCTGTTTATAGTCAAACTATTTTTACTGATGAAATATTTGATGAACAAGTATCAAGAATAATTATTGAAGGACATACAAGTTCAAAAGGAGAAGAAAAAGATAATATGGAGTTAAGTTTTCAAAGAGCTTTAGCCGTAATTGAATATATTAATACAATTGAATTTCCTGAAAAAAATCAATTTAAAAAAAAATTGTTAGCCGCCGGGAGAGGAGAAATAGATGCCGAGAAATCTTTTGATAATCCTCAAGATAGAAAAGTGATGTTTCGCTTTCAATTTAAAAGAGAAGATTTAACCACGATATTTCAAAATAAAATAAAGCAAAATAAAGAACAATAA
- a CDS encoding transposase, with the protein MIALSTDYLCGMTDDQFDLIFPLIPPPKSVGRPREVDIRAVINAIFYVLCN; encoded by the coding sequence ATGATAGCACTTTCTACTGATTATCTTTGTGGTATGACAGATGATCAGTTTGACTTAATTTTTCCACTCATTCCTCCCCCAAAAAGTGTTGGAAGACCTCGTGAAGTTGATATTCGGGCTGTAATCAATGCGATTTTTTATGTCTTATGTAACTGA
- a CDS encoding S-layer protein produces the protein MARILYFLPLLIILAGCSGNQALESRFAPDSQLSTNNTANTTDGDNNPNKTNNSTLADNPEKNRDKINLPSNFPQIIPIYEPSTLINVNQQTIKWRSPDPLNLIVNYYQQELSANNWQITKSQENSIDATHQGDNLTLSLILTPQGSDTELSLTYSNSESSNNNSLNTSTENTVSQDLTSPLQELVRLGIISNSEAINPYETISRREYARWLVQTNNLLFQDVNGKLIREANPNSKPIFSDVPVSDPDFAMIQGLAEAGLIPSPLLKQGEFTSFNPDKPLTRENLITWKVPLDFREKLPNVTLDALKETWGFQDLSKIDPWAWSALYLDWQNGESANTRKAFGYIILFQPQKEVTYDEAARVLSSFGTNTDISYLKNVNK, from the coding sequence ATGGCTCGAATTTTATACTTTCTTCCTCTATTAATTATTTTGGCAGGATGTAGCGGTAATCAGGCTTTAGAATCTCGTTTTGCCCCTGATTCTCAATTGAGTACAAATAATACCGCTAATACTACTGATGGAGATAATAATCCTAATAAGACCAATAATTCGACATTAGCCGATAATCCAGAAAAAAATCGTGATAAGATTAACCTTCCATCTAACTTTCCCCAAATTATTCCTATTTACGAACCATCCACTCTAATTAATGTTAACCAACAAACCATTAAATGGCGATCGCCTGACCCCTTAAATTTAATAGTAAATTATTACCAACAAGAGTTATCAGCAAATAACTGGCAAATAACCAAATCCCAAGAAAACTCAATTGATGCAACCCATCAAGGGGATAATCTAACCTTAAGTCTTATCCTTACTCCTCAAGGTAGTGACACAGAGTTGTCTTTAACTTATAGTAATTCAGAAAGTAGCAATAATAACTCTTTAAATACTTCTACAGAAAATACTGTTAGTCAGGATTTAACCTCACCCCTACAGGAATTAGTCAGATTAGGTATTATTTCCAACTCAGAAGCGATAAACCCCTATGAGACTATTTCTCGCCGAGAATATGCCCGTTGGTTGGTGCAAACTAATAATCTTCTTTTTCAAGATGTTAACGGTAAACTAATTCGTGAAGCTAATCCCAATAGTAAACCTATTTTTAGTGATGTACCAGTTTCAGATCCAGATTTTGCCATGATACAAGGATTAGCCGAAGCAGGTTTAATACCCTCTCCCCTATTAAAACAAGGAGAATTTACCAGTTTTAATCCAGATAAACCATTAACAAGGGAAAATTTGATTACTTGGAAAGTGCCTTTAGATTTCCGAGAAAAATTGCCTAATGTTACTTTAGATGCTTTAAAGGAAACATGGGGATTTCAAGATTTAAGTAAAATAGATCCTTGGGCTTGGTCTGCATTATACTTAGATTGGCAAAATGGTGAATCCGCCAACACAAGAAAAGCCTTTGGTTATATTATTTTGTTTCAACCTCAAAAAGAGGTTACTTATGACGAAGCCGCAAGAGTTTTAAGTAGTTTTGGCACAAATACGGATATTAGTTATCTGAAAAATGTCAATAAATAG
- a CDS encoding DUF1822 family protein, whose amino-acid sequence MKSQNGDNNQENMMTAAKSIDLGIKLGSQSIVLLMACVPTRDDKITVTVQNYPPQGENYLPPNLKLTALDGDDNLIQDTVISRNYDNCIQLKRFTAPHGVKFSLEISLN is encoded by the coding sequence TTGAAAAGTCAAAATGGGGATAATAACCAAGAGAATATGATGACTGCGGCGAAGTCGATTGATTTAGGGATTAAATTGGGTAGTCAATCAATCGTTTTATTAATGGCTTGTGTGCCGACAAGGGATGATAAAATCACGGTCACAGTACAAAATTATCCTCCTCAAGGAGAAAATTATTTACCCCCCAATCTGAAGTTAACGGCTTTGGATGGAGATGATAATTTAATTCAGGATACGGTAATTTCAAGAAATTATGATAATTGTATTCAATTAAAACGTTTTACCGCCCCTCATGGTGTTAAGTTTTCTTTAGAAATTAGTTTGAATTAG
- a CDS encoding SAM-dependent chlorinase/fluorinase: protein MITLLTDFGLQDIYVGVMKGIIKTINPDIDIIDLTHDIPPQNISAASFALANSVDFFPDDTIHLAIVDPTVGSDRKIVAIAFEKGYIICPNNGIITGVLNRYQPQQIYELTNSNYWLNQSPSNTFHGRDIFAPMTAYLSKGIGLKTLGHNLNKEDLVILDDIYPIIKEKEIIGSIQYIDTYGNLITNITAKMLENKYW, encoded by the coding sequence ATGATTACTTTATTGACAGATTTTGGTTTGCAAGATATTTATGTGGGAGTGATGAAAGGAATTATAAAAACAATTAATCCAGATATAGATATTATTGATTTAACCCACGATATTCCCCCTCAAAATATCTCCGCCGCTAGTTTTGCTTTAGCAAATTCTGTGGATTTTTTTCCTGATGATACCATTCATTTAGCCATAGTTGATCCTACCGTTGGTAGTGACAGAAAAATAGTTGCGATCGCATTTGAGAAAGGTTATATAATATGTCCCAATAATGGCATAATAACAGGGGTTTTAAATAGGTATCAACCACAACAAATTTATGAGTTAACTAATAGTAATTATTGGCTTAATCAAAGTCCTAGCAATACTTTTCATGGTAGAGATATATTTGCACCTATGACGGCTTATTTAAGTAAAGGTATCGGATTAAAAACTTTAGGTCATAATCTTAATAAAGAAGATTTAGTGATTTTAGATGACATTTATCCCATAATTAAAGAAAAAGAAATAATCGGTTCAATTCAATATATTGATACTTACGGTAATTTAATTACTAATATCACTGCTAAAATGTTGGAAAATAAATATTGGTAG
- a CDS encoding EH signature domain-containing protein: protein MKLLKLFTSRLDLPPIKKIKPIELIKLTTGNSSEKLEPPTLPIEVDLNTNSLPRKIDEIMNDILHHNSENIGLLEWIYCLFSKANWDLSNSSQSSITSQLIWHTAQKNPELKNLLLWRLVVYYFNNDDKILAPSLVNTFDAHFNPQNKQDKLTVKIINLLKYPSSYQKIAELCFSHNLLPEDLLKQQLLPWNLKINGEISLVDKIKTYFSKSFSNIKNPNNQQANLLLKSLETISINHQSSLVENILNHVSPKVGIQFVELVKWLRDNYSLTSTNSRWNELSHSGKLALKKWIGAVNYKDFEQLVEVIIKRIYLEYWEINQLIKRKIFWSNYTDRFERIRILLPSSSMQMINNNIDFEEISELKADGSEDTEICIFDFEEHIIVEFFRGKGSETRIFTKTEELENLLFYSNEISIKQLRNLSIARNDIHDHQYCWQNDCESLLRSKDIFPNEGIRYFKIVEDKRGFPYDFETGMSPLYSDQIEERERKLYYWRRDIRELEAEAKKYIGTSTVVVL, encoded by the coding sequence ATGAAACTTTTGAAACTTTTTACTTCTCGACTAGATTTACCACCAATAAAAAAAATAAAACCCATTGAATTAATTAAATTAACAACGGGGAATAGTTCTGAAAAATTAGAACCACCTACTTTACCTATTGAGGTTGATTTAAACACTAATAGTTTACCACGTAAAATAGATGAGATTATGAATGATATTTTGCATCATAACTCAGAAAATATTGGTTTATTAGAATGGATTTATTGTTTATTTTCTAAAGCAAATTGGGATTTATCTAATTCATCCCAAAGTAGCATTACTTCTCAATTAATTTGGCACACTGCTCAGAAAAATCCAGAACTTAAAAATCTTTTATTATGGCGATTAGTTGTTTATTATTTTAATAACGATGATAAAATCTTAGCTCCCTCATTAGTCAATACATTTGATGCACATTTTAATCCTCAAAATAAGCAAGATAAGTTAACTGTCAAAATTATTAATTTACTTAAATATCCATCGTCTTATCAAAAAATTGCGGAGCTTTGTTTTTCTCATAATTTATTACCAGAAGATTTATTAAAACAACAATTATTACCTTGGAATCTAAAAATCAATGGTGAAATTAGTTTAGTTGATAAAATTAAAACTTATTTTTCTAAAAGTTTTTCTAATATAAAAAATCCGAATAATCAACAAGCTAATTTACTCTTAAAGTCTTTAGAAACAATCTCAATTAATCATCAATCAAGTTTAGTAGAAAATATTTTAAATCATGTATCTCCTAAAGTTGGCATTCAGTTTGTTGAGTTAGTTAAATGGTTGCGTGATAATTATAGTTTAACCAGTACAAATTCTCGTTGGAATGAGTTATCCCATTCAGGCAAATTAGCTTTAAAAAAGTGGATTGGTGCTGTTAATTATAAAGACTTTGAACAGTTAGTTGAGGTAATAATAAAGCGTATTTATCTTGAATATTGGGAAATAAATCAATTGATAAAAAGAAAAATATTTTGGTCTAATTATACAGATAGATTTGAAAGAATTAGGATCTTATTGCCATCTTCATCTATGCAAATGATTAATAACAATATTGATTTCGAGGAAATATCAGAATTAAAGGCTGATGGAAGTGAAGATACAGAAATTTGTATCTTTGATTTTGAAGAACATATAATTGTAGAATTTTTTAGAGGAAAAGGTAGTGAAACTAGAATATTTACTAAAACCGAAGAATTAGAGAATTTACTATTTTACAGCAATGAGATTTCGATTAAACAATTAAGAAATTTATCTATTGCAAGAAATGATATTCATGATCATCAATATTGTTGGCAAAATGATTGTGAAAGCCTTTTAAGAAGCAAGGACATATTCCCAAATGAGGGAATAAGATATTTTAAAATAGTAGAAGATAAACGTGGATTTCCCTATGATTTTGAAACAGGAATGTCACCTCTTTATTCAGATCAAATTGAGGAAAGAGAGCGAAAACTATATTATTGGAGACGAGATATTAGAGAATTAGAAGCAGAAGCTAAAAAGTATATTGGAACTTCCACAGTAGTTGTGTTGTGA